A stretch of the Bacteroidota bacterium genome encodes the following:
- a CDS encoding BtrH N-terminal domain-containing protein, giving the protein MEKEFKHIQAAHCENGVATSLLRYHGLDFMTEPLAFGMGSGIFYLHIPFLTISNGPAITYRSMPGWIFSRTCKSLGVKVHREKFSSEEAAVKFLDKKVKEGVPVGCQVGVFNLPYFPPEYRFHFNAHNLIVYGKENGNYLISDPVMETVTHLSEEDMLKVRFAKGPLAPKGHVYFPEQVGIVTEEMIRNGIIKGIKRSSRDMLHIPGNIGGVAGIKYTAKKIRIWRDKLGPRKAGLYLGQIVRMQEEIGTGGGGFRFLFAAFLEQAHQYVKQDQLLQISEDFTKAGDLWRASAVNMGRIYKGRLNEQKDFEESADLLMQISDIEKQAFIKLSKIKLD; this is encoded by the coding sequence TTGGCATTCGGGATGGGCTCAGGAATATTTTATTTGCACATTCCTTTTTTAACCATCAGCAATGGTCCGGCAATCACTTACAGAAGTATGCCCGGCTGGATCTTCAGTCGCACCTGCAAATCCTTAGGTGTAAAAGTACATCGTGAAAAATTCAGTAGTGAAGAAGCGGCAGTAAAATTTTTAGATAAAAAAGTAAAGGAAGGCGTTCCTGTTGGTTGTCAGGTTGGTGTTTTCAACCTTCCCTATTTCCCACCGGAATATCGTTTCCATTTCAATGCACACAATTTAATTGTTTACGGAAAAGAAAACGGAAACTATTTAATCAGCGACCCGGTGATGGAAACCGTAACACACCTTTCAGAAGAGGATATGCTAAAAGTTCGTTTTGCAAAAGGTCCCTTGGCTCCGAAAGGACATGTGTACTTTCCCGAACAAGTAGGAATTGTTACAGAGGAAATGATTCGCAATGGCATTATCAAAGGCATCAAACGCAGTTCACGTGACATGCTGCATATCCCCGGAAATATTGGTGGTGTAGCGGGAATTAAATATACCGCAAAAAAAATCAGAATCTGGAGAGATAAGTTAGGCCCAAGAAAAGCGGGTTTGTATCTAGGACAAATTGTGCGTATGCAAGAAGAAATTGGTACCGGTGGCGGAGGCTTCCGCTTTTTGTTTGCTGCATTTTTAGAGCAAGCACATCAGTATGTGAAACAAGATCAATTGTTACAAATCTCAGAAGATTTCACCAAAGCAGGTGATTTATGGAGAGCAAGTGCTGTGAATATGGGACGTATCTACAAAGGAAGATTGAATGAACAAAAAGATTTTGAAGAAAGTGCAGATTTATTAATGCAGATTTCCGATATCGAAAAACAAGCGTTTATTAAGTTGTCGAAAATAAAATTGGATTAG
- a CDS encoding dialkylresorcinol condensing enzyme DarA, protein MKKILVVYYTQTGQLHKALKSTLAPLEKEAVSIDYLQIEPTKAYPYPWSYMDFFDVFPETVHGIPTELKPFSIDPTIHYDLVVIAYQPWFLSICIPINTFLQTEEAKKLLKDKPVVTVLACRNMWLNGQEKMKVHLKNLEAKLVGNITFVDKASNLVSLVTVLAFVLGGVKEKYMGIFPKYGVSDKDLEELAPKFGAILLKHLKSGDYETQQQELVDAGAINIKSNLLLMEGRGRDLFPLYANYISKKGTSGSAARRTRVRIFGIVLPTAILLLSPIITIISRLAPILFPQKIKKQVDYYSQNTLR, encoded by the coding sequence ATGAAAAAAATTCTAGTTGTTTATTATACTCAAACCGGTCAGCTTCATAAAGCTTTAAAATCAACACTTGCACCCTTAGAAAAAGAGGCTGTTTCCATTGATTACTTGCAAATTGAACCTACAAAAGCATATCCCTACCCATGGAGTTACATGGACTTTTTTGATGTTTTTCCAGAAACCGTTCATGGGATTCCCACCGAATTAAAACCCTTTTCCATTGATCCAACCATTCATTACGATTTAGTGGTTATTGCATATCAACCTTGGTTTTTATCCATTTGCATACCCATCAATACCTTTTTGCAAACCGAAGAAGCAAAAAAATTATTGAAGGACAAACCGGTTGTAACGGTTTTGGCTTGCAGAAATATGTGGCTAAACGGACAGGAGAAAATGAAAGTGCATTTGAAAAATTTAGAGGCAAAATTGGTGGGAAACATCACCTTTGTTGATAAAGCGTCTAATTTGGTGAGCTTAGTTACTGTTTTGGCCTTTGTTTTAGGCGGTGTAAAGGAAAAATACATGGGCATTTTTCCGAAATATGGCGTATCGGATAAAGATTTGGAGGAATTGGCCCCTAAATTCGGAGCAATCCTTTTAAAACACTTGAAAAGCGGAGACTATGAAACCCAACAACAAGAATTGGTTGATGCAGGTGCTATCAATATTAAATCGAATTTATTGCTGATGGAAGGGCGAGGAAGAGATTTATTCCCGCTCTACGCCAATTATATTTCTAAAAAAGGCACATCCGGAAGTGCCGCGAGAAGAACCAGAGTTCGGATATTCGGCATTGTGTTGCCGACAGCCATTTTACTTCTTTCGCCTATCATCACCATCATATCCCGATTGGCACCCATCCTATTTCCTCAAAAAATAAAAAAACAAGTCGATTACTACTCCCAAAACACACTCCGCTAG